One Pseudomonas sp. MM213 genomic window, GCACGCGGTGTGCCCGGACAAGTCCGCCGGCCAGACCGTGCGCACGGCGATCCACGATTTCGAAGGCGACCAGACCTACAGCGAAAAGCCCGGCCATCTGTTTGCCTTGAACTTCGATTTTGCCAAGGTCGCTGAAGCCGACTACGACGCGCTGCTGATCCCCGGCGGTCGTGCCCCGGAATACCTGCGCCTGAACGAAAAAGTCCTGGACCTGGTGCGTGCCTTCGACAAGGCCGGCAAGCCGATCGCCGCCGTGTGCCATGGTGCGCAATTGCTGGCGGCGGCAGGCATTCTGGAAGGTCGCGAATGCAGCGCCTACCCGGCTTGCGCACCGGAAGTACGCTTGGCCGGCGGTACGTTTATCGATATCCCGGTGACGGAAGGTCACGTTCAAGGCAATCTGGCCACTGCTCCGGCCTGGCCGGCCCACCCGAGCTGGCTCGCCGGTTTCCTCGGGTTGCTGGGCACCAAAATCACGCTGTAACGAGGGACTTTTCCATGTGCGAGCTCTACGTC contains:
- a CDS encoding DJ-1/PfpI family protein, whose amino-acid sequence is MAAKKILMLVGDYVEDYEVMVPFQALLMVGHTVHAVCPDKSAGQTVRTAIHDFEGDQTYSEKPGHLFALNFDFAKVAEADYDALLIPGGRAPEYLRLNEKVLDLVRAFDKAGKPIAAVCHGAQLLAAAGILEGRECSAYPACAPEVRLAGGTFIDIPVTEGHVQGNLATAPAWPAHPSWLAGFLGLLGTKITL